In one window of Ferriphaselus amnicola DNA:
- the galU gene encoding UTP--glucose-1-phosphate uridylyltransferase GalU — translation MKHKITKAVFPVAGMGTRFLPATKANPKEMMPVVDKPLIQYAVEEAVEAGITDMIFVTGRNKRSIPDHFDKAYELEAELALRGKTELLRVVQEVIPKNINCIYIRQTMALGLGHAVLCAKPVVQDEPFAVLLADDLLDGVPGVTKQMMSVFDKHQCSILGVENVPLENTGSYGIVSSTPFEPRLEKVNGIVEKPKPAVAPSTLAVVGRYILTPSIFDHLERVKPGAGGEIQLTDAIAELMKEENLLAYRYDGVRYDCGDKLGYLKAVVSFGLKHPEFHDEFATFLKTVS, via the coding sequence ATGAAACATAAAATCACTAAAGCAGTCTTTCCGGTGGCGGGTATGGGTACCCGCTTTTTGCCCGCAACCAAGGCGAATCCTAAAGAAATGATGCCAGTGGTGGATAAACCACTGATCCAATATGCTGTGGAAGAGGCAGTCGAGGCGGGCATCACCGACATGATCTTCGTCACTGGGCGTAACAAGCGCTCGATCCCTGATCACTTCGATAAAGCCTACGAGCTGGAAGCGGAGTTGGCGTTGCGCGGCAAGACCGAGCTGCTGCGCGTGGTGCAAGAAGTGATCCCCAAGAACATCAACTGCATCTACATACGCCAGACGATGGCGTTGGGGCTGGGACATGCGGTGCTGTGTGCCAAGCCGGTGGTACAAGACGAGCCATTCGCCGTGCTGCTAGCCGATGACTTGCTGGACGGTGTACCCGGCGTGACCAAGCAGATGATGAGCGTGTTCGACAAGCATCAATGCTCGATTCTCGGGGTCGAGAATGTTCCGTTGGAAAATACAGGTAGTTACGGCATCGTCAGCAGCACGCCGTTCGAACCGCGTCTGGAAAAGGTCAATGGCATCGTGGAAAAGCCGAAACCTGCCGTCGCGCCATCGACCTTGGCCGTGGTCGGACGTTACATCCTGACACCGAGCATCTTCGATCATCTGGAACGCGTCAAACCGGGAGCTGGCGGCGAGATTCAGCTGACCGATGCCATCGCCGAACTGATGAAGGAAGAAAACCTACTGGCTTATCGCTACGACGGCGTTCGTTACGATTGTGGCGATAAATTGGGCTACCTCAAGGCGGTCGTTTCTTTCGGCCTCAAGCATCCCGAATTCCACGACGAGTTCGCCACTTTCCTCAAAACGGTCAGTTGA
- a CDS encoding hypoxanthine-guanine phosphoribosyltransferase produces the protein MISAQQAHNYLQQAEVICPADEVQSAVRRLAQEIKAQLGETQPLVLAVMGGAVIFAGQLLPQLDFPLDFDYVHVSRYGNHQQGGELHWKVQPQHEKLKGRVVLVLDDILDEGETLAAVKQRVLALGATAFYCAVFADKLHGRPKPLYADFVGVELPDRFVFGYGMDIHGAWRNLPAIHALKEN, from the coding sequence ATGATCTCTGCCCAGCAAGCGCACAACTACTTGCAGCAGGCCGAGGTCATTTGTCCGGCGGACGAGGTTCAGTCGGCGGTGCGTCGGCTGGCGCAAGAGATCAAAGCCCAGTTGGGTGAGACCCAGCCGCTGGTGTTGGCCGTGATGGGTGGTGCGGTCATCTTTGCTGGGCAGTTGTTGCCGCAGCTCGACTTCCCGCTCGACTTCGATTACGTCCACGTCTCGCGCTATGGCAATCATCAGCAAGGTGGTGAGCTACACTGGAAAGTACAGCCACAGCATGAAAAGCTGAAGGGTAGGGTGGTGTTGGTGCTGGACGACATCCTCGATGAAGGCGAAACCTTGGCGGCGGTGAAACAGCGCGTGCTGGCACTGGGCGCAACTGCTTTCTACTGCGCAGTGTTCGCCGACAAGCTGCACGGCAGACCTAAGCCCTTGTATGCTGATTTTGTGGGCGTTGAGTTACCCGACCGTTTCGTGTTCGGTTACGGTATGGACATCCACGGTGCTTGGCGAAATTTGCCTGCCATCCACGCTTTGAAGGAGAACTAA
- a CDS encoding S-methyl-5'-thioinosine phosphorylase, with the protein MLAILGGTGLTQLTNLEITRRQVMRTPYGEPSGALTFGTLGGHEVIFLARHGYGHTIAPHLVNYRANLWALKQEGVKRIVSVASVGGIRADLVPGTLVIPDQIIDYTYGREFTFVDGTDRAVTHTDFTQPYTQSLRSRILAASRIADVSCLDGGVYAAVQGPRLDTIAEVNRLERDGADMVGMTGMPEAALARELGLSYATIAAVVNYAAGRGDSCNGVNLDNVGKVAQGVMAHVRTLLECVVECDGD; encoded by the coding sequence ATGCTGGCGATTTTGGGCGGAACTGGGCTGACGCAGTTGACGAATCTGGAGATTACTCGTCGGCAGGTGATGCGCACGCCCTACGGCGAGCCGTCCGGCGCGTTGACCTTCGGCACCTTGGGTGGGCATGAGGTCATCTTTCTGGCACGTCACGGCTATGGCCACACCATTGCACCGCATCTGGTGAACTATCGCGCCAATCTGTGGGCGCTCAAGCAGGAAGGAGTGAAGCGCATCGTTTCAGTCGCTTCGGTGGGCGGCATTCGCGCCGATTTGGTGCCCGGCACCTTGGTCATTCCCGATCAGATCATTGACTACACCTACGGACGTGAATTCACGTTTGTCGATGGGACGGATCGGGCGGTGACGCATACCGATTTTACCCAGCCCTACACCCAATCTTTGCGCTCCAGAATCCTGGCCGCCTCCCGTATCGCGGATGTGTCCTGTTTGGATGGTGGCGTGTATGCCGCCGTGCAGGGGCCGCGTCTGGATACCATCGCCGAAGTGAATCGTTTGGAGCGCGATGGTGCAGATATGGTCGGCATGACGGGGATGCCGGAAGCGGCACTCGCACGCGAACTGGGCTTGAGTTACGCCACCATCGCTGCCGTGGTGAACTACGCTGCTGGCCGTGGCGATAGTTGCAACGGGGTGAATCTGGACAACGTCGGTAAGGTCGCTCAAGGTGTGATGGCGCATGTGCGCACGCTGCTCGAGTGCGTGGTGGAGTGCGATGGCGATTAG
- the def gene encoding peptide deformylase, whose amino-acid sequence MAIRDVLRMGDARLLHRAEEVDAFDTPYLHELLADMRDTMRALDGIGLAAPQIGVQLRVVIFGCEHTPRYPDAPAIPETVLINPLLLPLGDEQTEGWEGCLSVPGLRGKVPRFDHLRYRGYDQYGSLIDRTVSGFHARVVQHECDHLDGILYPMRIEDMSLFGFNDVLFPEADKRKEHP is encoded by the coding sequence ATGGCGATTAGAGACGTCTTGCGCATGGGCGATGCGCGACTGTTGCATCGTGCCGAGGAAGTGGATGCGTTCGACACGCCGTACTTGCACGAACTGCTGGCGGACATGCGCGACACCATGCGGGCGCTCGACGGCATCGGCCTCGCGGCTCCGCAGATCGGCGTGCAGTTGCGTGTGGTCATCTTCGGCTGCGAACATACTCCACGTTATCCTGATGCACCGGCCATTCCCGAGACCGTGCTCATCAATCCCTTGCTGTTGCCGCTAGGCGATGAGCAGACCGAAGGCTGGGAAGGTTGCCTGAGTGTGCCGGGGCTGCGTGGTAAAGTACCTCGTTTCGATCACCTGCGCTATCGCGGCTATGACCAGTACGGCAGTTTGATCGACCGCACCGTGAGTGGCTTCCATGCGCGTGTGGTGCAGCATGAGTGCGATCACTTGGATGGTATCCTCTATCCGATGCGCATCGAAGACATGAGTCTGTTCGGCTTCAACGATGTGCTGTTCCCTGAAGCGGATAAACGCAAAGAGCACCCATGA
- a CDS encoding potassium channel family protein, whose product MRLDASARHIYASFIWGCVALVVVFIVGTVGYRLLGGEHNSWVDCFYMTFITIATIGFGEIVDLSNNHYGRLFTVFIGFAGIATLTYLLSTVTAFILEGDLNLAWRRKKMQKKIEKLQDHYIICGIGRVGSNVAHELSATGRRCVILDEAMQNIDNYLDKHPEQLFLHGDATDNDLLIAAGIHRAKGVFAVAADDSKNLVISLSAKQLNPTVRVVARCHDVKNVEKTRRAGADEIVSPDFTGGLRLVSAMVRPQVVSFLDEMLKSDDNLRMEEITIPSALSGKPLAVLYHGNKDCVVLAVKHLGHWQFNPPAQHPVQGGDVLMVMTTPQGRSRVEELLAGVSND is encoded by the coding sequence ATGAGGCTGGACGCATCCGCACGTCATATCTATGCCTCGTTCATCTGGGGCTGCGTGGCTTTGGTCGTGGTTTTCATCGTTGGCACGGTCGGCTATCGCTTGCTTGGCGGGGAGCATAATTCCTGGGTCGATTGTTTCTACATGACGTTCATCACCATCGCCACCATCGGCTTTGGTGAGATTGTGGATTTATCGAACAATCATTACGGACGCCTGTTCACGGTATTCATCGGTTTCGCTGGGATCGCTACGCTGACCTACTTGCTGTCCACGGTCACCGCGTTCATTCTGGAAGGCGACCTCAATCTTGCTTGGCGGAGAAAGAAGATGCAGAAAAAGATCGAAAAGTTGCAAGACCACTACATCATCTGCGGCATCGGTCGGGTGGGTAGCAATGTGGCTCATGAACTGAGTGCGACGGGGCGGCGCTGTGTGATTCTCGATGAGGCGATGCAGAATATCGACAACTATCTGGATAAGCATCCAGAGCAGTTGTTCTTGCACGGCGATGCCACGGATAACGATCTGCTGATCGCGGCGGGGATACATCGCGCCAAGGGAGTGTTCGCGGTGGCGGCGGACGATAGCAAGAATCTGGTCATCAGCCTGAGCGCCAAGCAACTCAACCCGACGGTACGCGTGGTTGCACGTTGCCACGATGTGAAGAACGTAGAAAAGACGCGCCGTGCCGGTGCTGACGAGATCGTTTCGCCTGACTTCACCGGCGGCCTGCGTCTAGTCTCTGCGATGGTGCGCCCGCAGGTGGTGTCGTTCTTGGACGAGATGCTCAAGTCGGATGACAACTTGCGCATGGAAGAGATCACCATTCCCAGCGCGCTTTCTGGCAAACCGTTGGCCGTGCTGTATCACGGCAACAAGGATTGTGTCGTGCTAGCAGTCAAGCACCTCGGCCACTGGCAGTTCAATCCGCCGGCGCAGCATCCGGTACAAGGAGGGGATGTCCTGATGGTGATGACCACGCCGCAAGGTAGATCGCGGGTGGAGGAGTTGCTGGCAGGGGTCAGCAACGATTGA
- the folD gene encoding bifunctional methylenetetrahydrofolate dehydrogenase/methenyltetrahydrofolate cyclohydrolase FolD — protein MTARIIDGKAIAQEVRAEWKIRADALKARGITPGLAVIIVGEDPASKVYVANKVKACAELGLHSEHIALPADTSEAALLAKIAELNADPKIHGLLVQLPVPKHIDGDKVLNAISPDKDVDGFHPINVGALATGNMRFAPCTPYGSLVLLQKSGVSIEGKHAVVVGRSNIVGKPMALLLLQHNATVTICTSKTVDLAKYTRDADILVVATGRPKMITGDMIKLGAAVIDVGINRMADGKLCGDVDFESAKEVAGWITPVPGGVGPMTITMLVANTVQSAERSAGI, from the coding sequence ATGACCGCGCGCATCATTGACGGCAAGGCCATTGCGCAGGAAGTGCGCGCCGAATGGAAGATTCGCGCCGACGCGCTCAAAGCTCGCGGCATCACGCCAGGACTGGCGGTCATCATCGTCGGCGAAGACCCGGCGTCCAAAGTGTATGTCGCCAACAAGGTGAAGGCTTGCGCTGAGCTTGGTCTGCATTCCGAGCACATCGCCCTGCCCGCCGACACCTCCGAAGCTGCCCTGCTGGCCAAGATCGCCGAGTTGAACGCTGACCCGAAGATCCACGGCCTGCTGGTGCAATTGCCTGTGCCCAAGCACATCGACGGCGACAAGGTGCTGAACGCCATCAGTCCTGACAAGGATGTCGATGGTTTCCACCCGATCAACGTCGGCGCGCTGGCTACCGGCAACATGCGCTTCGCGCCGTGCACGCCTTATGGCTCGCTGGTGCTGTTGCAGAAGAGTGGCGTGTCCATCGAAGGCAAACACGCCGTGGTGGTGGGCCGTAGCAACATCGTCGGCAAGCCGATGGCGCTGTTGCTGTTGCAGCACAACGCCACCGTGACCATCTGCACCTCCAAGACCGTTGACCTCGCCAAGTACACCCGCGATGCCGACATTCTGGTGGTGGCGACGGGTCGCCCGAAGATGATCACTGGCGACATGATCAAGCTGGGTGCAGCGGTGATCGACGTGGGTATCAACCGCATGGCGGATGGCAAGCTGTGCGGCGATGTGGATTTCGAGTCGGCTAAAGAAGTGGCTGGCTGGATCACCCCCGTGCCCGGTGGAGTCGGCCCGATGACGATCACCATGCTGGTCGCCAACACCGTGCAGTCGGCGGAACGTAGCGCCGGAATCTGA
- the ppa gene encoding inorganic diphosphatase, translated as MSLNNVSAGKNLPQECNVIIEIPANSDPVKYEVDKESGALFVDRFVSTLMRYPCNYGYIPNTLADDGDPVDVLVITPFPLVHGAVIRVRALGMLDMDDESGGDAKLVAVPVTKLTPLYQNVNSIDDLPEQLLQQIQHFFENYKSLEKGKWVKVKGWKGIEAAHAEITSGVANYKG; from the coding sequence ATGAGCTTGAACAATGTCAGCGCCGGCAAGAATCTGCCGCAAGAATGTAACGTCATCATCGAGATCCCCGCGAACTCGGATCCAGTTAAGTATGAAGTGGATAAGGAAAGCGGCGCGCTGTTCGTCGATCGCTTCGTCTCCACTCTGATGCGCTACCCCTGCAACTACGGCTACATCCCCAACACTTTGGCGGACGATGGTGATCCCGTTGACGTGCTGGTCATCACCCCCTTCCCTCTAGTACACGGCGCAGTGATCCGCGTACGTGCGCTGGGCATGTTGGACATGGACGACGAGAGCGGTGGCGATGCCAAGCTGGTCGCCGTGCCGGTCACCAAGCTGACTCCGCTGTACCAGAACGTGAACAGCATCGATGATCTGCCTGAGCAACTGCTGCAACAGATCCAGCATTTCTTCGAGAACTACAAGTCGCTGGAAAAGGGCAAATGGGTCAAGGTCAAGGGCTGGAAAGGCATCGAAGCTGCCCACGCTGAGATCACCAGCGGCGTTGCCAACTACAAGGGTTAA
- a CDS encoding C40 family peptidase — protein MMKSGIFLATLLFSCLLARTTVAAPQDSAPNASTESELKLATALTAKQDADARHGIIGNLLNKATDLIGTPYRLGGTTPDSGFDCSGFVGYLFKTNLNLNLPRTSKDMSQVGDKVDKDELKPGDLLFFKTVKRSISHVGIYVGDGKFIHSPWHGSSVEVAYLGMKYWSKRFAVAKRVDLPAALTNPLGSPLQSAAPQQQ, from the coding sequence ATGATGAAAAGCGGAATCTTCCTCGCTACGCTATTGTTTTCGTGCCTGTTGGCACGTACAACGGTGGCCGCTCCGCAAGACTCTGCCCCCAACGCAAGTACGGAATCGGAGTTGAAACTGGCGACTGCGCTGACTGCCAAGCAGGATGCGGATGCTAGGCACGGCATCATCGGCAATCTACTGAACAAAGCGACTGATTTGATCGGTACGCCTTATCGCCTAGGCGGGACGACACCCGACTCTGGTTTTGATTGCAGCGGTTTCGTCGGTTATCTGTTCAAAACCAACCTGAATCTGAACCTGCCGCGCACATCCAAAGATATGAGCCAAGTCGGCGACAAAGTCGATAAAGACGAGCTCAAACCCGGTGACCTGCTGTTCTTCAAGACCGTCAAGCGCAGCATCTCGCATGTGGGCATCTATGTCGGTGACGGGAAATTCATCCACTCACCGTGGCATGGCAGCAGTGTCGAGGTTGCCTATCTAGGCATGAAATATTGGTCCAAGCGCTTCGCCGTCGCCAAGCGCGTCGATCTACCGGCAGCATTAACCAACCCGCTGGGTAGCCCGCTACAATCGGCGGCTCCCCAGCAACAATAA
- the cysM gene encoding cysteine synthase CysM → MYKTIEDFVGATPLVRLKRIPGDTSNVILAKLEGNNPAGSVKDRPALSMITHAEARGEIKPGDTLIEATSGNTGIALAMAAAMRGYGMILVMPENQSIERRQTMRAFGAELVLTPKAGGMELARDTADKLRSEGRGIILDQFGNPDNPLAHYEGTGPEIWRDTQGRITHFVSSMGTTGTIMGTSRFLKERNPVIQIVGAQPEEGAQIPGIRKWPEAYLPKIYSSTNVDRIEYVSQAEAEDYTRRLAREEGIFCGISSGGALAIAQRISQQVENATIVFIVCDRGDRYLSTGVFPE, encoded by the coding sequence ATGTACAAGACAATCGAAGACTTTGTGGGAGCGACACCGCTGGTGCGTTTGAAGCGCATTCCCGGCGATACTTCCAACGTGATTCTGGCCAAACTGGAAGGTAATAATCCAGCGGGCTCAGTGAAAGACCGCCCGGCGCTGTCGATGATCACCCACGCCGAAGCGCGCGGTGAGATCAAGCCCGGCGATACGCTGATCGAAGCCACGTCCGGCAACACCGGCATCGCGCTGGCGATGGCCGCCGCCATGCGCGGTTACGGCATGATCTTGGTGATGCCTGAGAACCAGAGCATCGAGCGCCGCCAGACCATGCGCGCCTTTGGTGCGGAACTGGTGTTGACACCGAAAGCGGGCGGCATGGAGCTGGCGCGCGATACGGCTGACAAGCTGCGCAGCGAAGGGCGCGGCATCATCCTTGACCAGTTCGGCAATCCAGATAATCCGCTGGCCCATTACGAAGGCACCGGCCCTGAGATTTGGCGCGATACGCAAGGTCGCATCACCCATTTCGTCTCAAGCATGGGCACGACGGGTACCATCATGGGTACCTCGCGCTTTCTTAAGGAACGCAACCCCGTCATCCAGATCGTCGGTGCGCAGCCGGAAGAGGGCGCGCAGATCCCCGGTATCCGTAAGTGGCCGGAGGCTTACCTTCCCAAGATATACAGCTCGACCAACGTTGATCGCATCGAGTATGTCAGCCAAGCGGAGGCCGAGGATTACACTCGGCGGCTGGCGCGGGAAGAGGGCATCTTCTGCGGCATTTCGTCCGGCGGCGCACTCGCCATCGCCCAGCGCATCTCGCAGCAAGTCGAGAATGCCACCATCGTGTTCATCGTCTGCGACCGTGGCGACCGCTACCTTTCCACGGGCGTGTTCCCAGAGTGA
- a CDS encoding DMT family transporter, with protein sequence MTGQSRNALAQRDVLLGVVFALLAAVGFSAKAILVKLAYLDHVDAITLLALRMVFSVPFFIGVAIWVRRQHVAPLNTHDRLLVLGLGLIGYYCSSFLDFLGLQYISAGLERLILFLYPTMTVILAAVLYRRAIGSKVIAAMALCYAGIALVFLHDIGVKEGSVVLGASLVFASTLSYSIYLVGAGHAILRIGAMRFTAYAMVVASIASLLQFVVMRPLSALDLPLRVYELSLAMAIFSTVLPVFMLSFAIRRIGSGSTSLIGSLGPVSTIYMAYIFLNERISLLQIAGSALVLCGVLIISLNSKKEG encoded by the coding sequence ATGACAGGCCAATCTCGCAACGCTCTCGCTCAGCGGGACGTCTTGCTCGGTGTCGTCTTCGCGCTGCTCGCGGCGGTCGGCTTTTCAGCCAAGGCGATTCTGGTGAAGCTGGCCTACCTCGACCACGTGGATGCGATCACGCTGTTGGCTTTGCGTATGGTGTTCTCGGTACCGTTCTTCATCGGCGTGGCGATCTGGGTACGCCGCCAACATGTCGCACCGCTGAATACACATGACCGTTTGCTGGTGTTGGGGCTAGGTCTGATCGGTTACTACTGCTCCAGCTTCCTCGATTTCCTCGGCTTGCAATACATCTCCGCCGGTTTGGAACGACTCATTCTGTTCCTCTACCCGACCATGACGGTGATCCTCGCCGCCGTGCTCTATCGACGCGCCATCGGCAGCAAAGTCATCGCGGCTATGGCCTTGTGTTACGCGGGCATCGCCTTGGTGTTTCTGCACGATATCGGCGTCAAAGAAGGCAGCGTCGTGCTGGGCGCCTCGCTGGTGTTCGCCAGCACTTTGTCGTATTCGATCTATCTGGTGGGGGCAGGGCATGCCATCCTACGCATCGGTGCGATGCGCTTCACCGCCTATGCCATGGTGGTGGCGAGTATCGCCAGCCTGTTGCAGTTCGTGGTGATGCGGCCGCTGAGTGCGCTCGACTTGCCGTTGCGCGTGTACGAGCTTTCTTTGGCGATGGCGATCTTCTCTACCGTGCTGCCGGTGTTCATGCTGTCGTTCGCCATCCGCCGCATCGGCTCCGGCAGCACTTCGCTCATTGGCTCGCTCGGCCCGGTCAGCACCATCTACATGGCTTATATTTTCCTGAACGAGCGCATTTCGCTGCTTCAGATCGCCGGGTCTGCGCTGGTGCTGTGCGGGGTGCTCATCATCAGCTTGAACAGTAAGAAAGAGGGCTGA
- the ettA gene encoding energy-dependent translational throttle protein EttA, whose protein sequence is MAQYVMSMLRVSKIVPPKRQIIKDISLSFFPGAKIGLLGLNGSGKSTVLRLMAGVDQEFDGEIQREPNIRIGYLPQEPVLNPDWTVRQEVESALGEVMEAQAKLDAVYAAYAEPDADFDALATEQARLEAIIATSGSDSEHQMEIAADALRLPEWDAVIKNLSGGEKRRVALCKLLLEKPDMLLLDEPTNHLDAESVEWLEQFLVRFPGTVVAVTHDRYFLDNAAEWILELDRGHGIPWKGNYSSWLDQKGERLAVEQKQLDAHAKAMKQELEWVRQNPKARQAKSKARIARFEELNSQEHQKRNETQEIFIPVGDRLGNEVIEFENVSKAYGDRLLIDNLSFKIPPGAIVGIIGPNGAGKSTLFRMITGKEQPDSGTVKIGQTVKIAHVDQARDTLDSTKTVFDAISGGNDILTVGKYETPARAYIGRFNFKGGDQAKIVGQLSGGERGRLHLAQTLISGGNVLLLDEPSNDLDVETLRALEDALLEFAGCVAVISHDRWFLDRIATHILACEGDSKWTFFDGNYQEYEADKKKRLGEEGAKPKRIRYKPISR, encoded by the coding sequence ATGGCCCAATACGTAATGTCGATGCTCCGCGTGAGCAAGATCGTTCCTCCTAAGCGTCAGATCATCAAGGATATTTCTCTCAGTTTCTTCCCCGGCGCCAAGATCGGCCTGCTCGGTCTGAACGGCTCCGGTAAGTCCACCGTGCTGCGCCTGATGGCGGGTGTGGATCAGGAATTCGACGGCGAGATCCAGCGCGAGCCGAACATCCGTATCGGCTATCTGCCGCAAGAGCCGGTGCTGAACCCTGACTGGACGGTGCGTCAGGAAGTCGAATCCGCGCTGGGCGAGGTGATGGAAGCGCAAGCCAAGCTGGATGCGGTGTACGCCGCCTATGCCGAGCCGGATGCCGATTTCGACGCGCTCGCCACCGAGCAAGCCCGCCTCGAAGCCATCATCGCCACCTCCGGTTCGGACTCCGAACACCAGATGGAGATCGCCGCCGACGCGCTGCGCCTGCCGGAGTGGGACGCGGTCATCAAAAACCTGTCCGGCGGTGAGAAGCGCCGCGTGGCGCTGTGCAAGCTGCTGCTGGAAAAGCCCGACATGCTGTTGCTGGACGAGCCGACCAACCACTTGGATGCCGAATCCGTCGAATGGCTGGAGCAATTCCTGGTGCGCTTCCCCGGCACCGTGGTGGCCGTCACCCACGACCGCTACTTCCTCGACAACGCCGCCGAATGGATTTTGGAACTCGACCGTGGCCACGGCATCCCGTGGAAGGGCAACTACTCTAGTTGGCTCGACCAGAAGGGCGAACGTCTGGCGGTGGAACAGAAGCAACTCGACGCCCACGCCAAGGCGATGAAGCAAGAGCTGGAATGGGTGCGCCAGAACCCCAAGGCACGTCAGGCCAAGTCCAAGGCGCGTATCGCTCGCTTTGAAGAACTGAACTCGCAAGAACACCAGAAGCGCAACGAGACGCAGGAGATCTTCATCCCCGTCGGCGACCGTCTGGGTAACGAAGTGATCGAATTCGAGAACGTCTCCAAAGCCTACGGCGACCGCCTGCTGATCGACAACCTAAGCTTCAAGATCCCGCCCGGCGCCATCGTCGGCATCATCGGCCCCAACGGCGCGGGTAAATCCACTCTGTTCCGCATGATCACCGGCAAAGAGCAGCCCGACAGCGGCACCGTCAAGATCGGCCAGACCGTGAAGATCGCCCACGTGGATCAAGCGCGCGACACACTGGACAGCACCAAGACCGTGTTCGATGCCATCTCCGGCGGCAACGATATTCTGACCGTGGGCAAATACGAGACCCCGGCGCGCGCCTACATCGGACGCTTCAACTTCAAGGGCGGCGACCAAGCCAAGATCGTCGGCCAACTTTCTGGTGGTGAACGCGGACGTCTGCACTTGGCGCAGACCCTCATCTCTGGCGGCAACGTGTTGCTACTCGATGAGCCTTCGAACGACCTCGACGTGGAAACCCTGCGCGCGCTCGAAGATGCGCTGCTCGAATTCGCCGGCTGCGTCGCCGTCATCTCCCACGACCGCTGGTTCCTCGACCGCATCGCCACCCACATCCTCGCCTGCGAAGGCGATTCGAAGTGGACGTTCTTTGACGGCAACTATCAGGAATACGAAGCGGACAAGAAGAAGCGTTTGGGTGAAGAGGGCGCGAAGCCTAAGCGGATTCGGTATAAGCCGATTAGCCGGTAA
- a CDS encoding dCTP deaminase, translating to MINSPHSLLELIHSGKIVRNLSDRELLKPEGVGFDLCLSSLSSVGSGGGSLRTATRRTPEDVLVQENENNCFYLESGRTYLATTTEEFDLPTDLAAVFFPRSTLFRSGVIFQSSVLPAGYVGPMVFSLTNTHYETFEIEKGARFAHAVFLSVTGDVGLYKGQWQGGRISQPLDEGQI from the coding sequence ATGATTAACTCACCACACTCATTACTCGAGTTGATTCACTCCGGCAAGATAGTGCGAAATCTATCTGATCGTGAGTTATTAAAGCCCGAGGGGGTAGGCTTTGACTTATGCCTTTCATCTCTTTCAAGTGTAGGTTCAGGTGGTGGCAGTTTGAGAACTGCAACTAGAAGAACCCCTGAGGATGTATTGGTTCAGGAAAATGAAAACAACTGCTTCTATCTGGAGTCAGGCCGTACATATTTGGCTACCACTACTGAAGAGTTTGATCTTCCAACTGATCTTGCAGCAGTTTTCTTTCCGCGTAGCACCCTTTTCAGAAGTGGCGTGATATTTCAATCTAGCGTATTGCCAGCAGGCTATGTTGGCCCAATGGTTTTCTCATTAACTAATACCCATTATGAAACTTTTGAAATAGAAAAAGGGGCACGGTTTGCCCATGCGGTTTTTCTTTCGGTAACGGGAGATGTCGGCCTGTACAAGGGGCAGTGGCAAGGTGGGCGGATTTCTCAGCCTCTTGATGAAGGGCAAATCTGA